In the Euphorbia lathyris chromosome 5, ddEupLath1.1, whole genome shotgun sequence genome, one interval contains:
- the LOC136230092 gene encoding geranylgeranyl pyrophosphate synthase, chloroplastic-like, producing MNSMNLASWLHTSSIFNHSTRSRSKYLSPPFMPSKTFAIPHSRDKSKQSVSSISAIITKEEETLQHHHQNPQSTFDFKSYMLQKATSVHHALDAAVSLREPAKIHESMRYSLLAGGKRVRPVLCLAACELVGGTDSIAMPAACAVEMIHTMSLIHDDLPCMDNDDLRRGKPTNHIVFGDDVAVLAGDALLSFAFEHIAVSTVNVSPGRIVRAIGELARAIGAEGLVAGQVVDISSERVSEVSLETLEFIHVHKTAKLLEAAVVLGAILGGGTDEQVEKLRKYARGIGLLFQVVDDILDVTKSSEELGKTAGKDLVADKVTYPKLMGIEKSREFAEKLNKEAQEQLDEFDSEKAAPLIALANYIAYRQN from the coding sequence ATGAACTCTATGAATTTAGCCTCATGGCTCCATACTTCTTCCATCTTCAACCACTCTACCAGATCCAGATCCAAATATTTATCCCCCCCTTTCATGCCTTCCAAAACCTTCGCAATCCCTCATTCCCGTGACAAATCAAAACAATCCGTTTCTTCAATTTCCGCAATCATCACTAAGGAAGAAGAAACCCTTCAACACCACCACCAAAACCCCCAATCCACCTTCGATTTCAAATCTTACATGCTCCAAAAAGCCACTTCCGTCCATCACGCTTTAGACGCCGCTGTTTCCCTCCGCGAACCCGCAAAAATCCACGAATCTATGCGGTATTCTCTCTTGGCCGGCGGAAAAAGAGTCCGCCCGGTTCTCTGCTTAGCCGCGTGTGAACTCGTCGGAGGAACCGATTCAATCGCGATGCCAGCTGCTTGTGCGGTGGAAATGATTCACACGATGTCATTAATCCACGATGACCTCCCGTGTATGGACAACGACGATCTCCGCCGAGGGAAACCTACAAATCACATCGTGTTCGGAGACGACGTAGCAGTTCTCGCCGGAGATGCGCTTTTATCATTCGCATTCGAGCACATTGCGGTGTCCACTGTAAATGTGTCCCCGGGGAGAATTGTGAGAGCAATTGGGGAATTGGCGAGGGCGATTGGGGCGGAAGGTTTAGTTGCAGGCCAAGTGGTTGATATAAGTTCTGAGAGAGTTTCAGAAGTGAGTTTAGAGACGCTTGAGTTCATCCATGTGCATAAAACTGCTAAATTGCTTGAAGCAGCGGTGGTTTTGGGGGCGATTTTGGGGGGAGGAACGGATGAACAGGTTGAGAAATTGAGGAAATATGCGAGAGGAATTGGATTGTTGTTTCAGGTTGTGGATGATATTTTGGATGTTACGAAATCATCGGAGGAATTGGGGAAAACTGCGGGAAAAGATTTGGTGGCTGATAAGGTAACTTATCCTAAACTTATGGGGATTGAGAAATCAAGGGAATTTGCGGAGAAATTGAATAAGGAAGCTCAAGAACAGTTGGATGAATTTGATTCTGAAAAGGCAGCTCCATTGATTGCATTGGCTAATTATATTGCTTACAGGCAGAACTGA
- the LOC136230169 gene encoding dolichyl-diphosphooligosaccharide--protein glycosyltransferase 48 kDa subunit, which yields MGKLSISTFLAISLLPFLCLSFSPESPTDRRILVLLDDFSLKSSHSIFFNSLSSRGFDLDFKLSDDPTLALQRYGQYLYDGLIIFSPSVESFGGSLSLPGVLDFVDSGRDLIIAADESASDFIKSIATECGVDFDEDPSAVVIDHKNYAVSQTEADHTLIASSGFIESDIILGKAKIEAPVLFKGIAHSINPTNSLALKVLSASPSAYSANPNSKLSSPPLLLGSSISLVSVMQARNNARIMITGSLDMLSNRFFRSGVQHAESSTKYDKSGNQQFVTELSKWIFHERGHLKAVNLRHQKVGETDEPSMYRIKDDLEFYVEIFEWSGKSWEPYVANDVQVQFYMMSPYVLKTLSTNQKGLYHTSFKVPDVYGVFQFKVEYQGLGYTTLSLSKQIPVRPFRHNEYERFITTAFPYYGASFVTMAGFFIFSFVYLYHK from the exons ATGGGGAAACTCTCGATCTCAACATTCCTAGCAATCTCACTTCTCCCCTTCCTCTGCCTCTCTTTTTCGCCGGAATCTCCAACAGATCGCCGCATTTTGGTACTCCTCGATGACTTCTCTCTTAAATCCTCTCATTCCATTTTCTTCAATTCCCTCAGCTCTCGCGGTTTCGACCTCGATTTCAAGCTCTCCGACGATCCGACACTTGCGCTTCAGAGATATGGCCAGTACTTGTACGACGGTCTCATCATTTTCTCTCCATCCGTAGAGA GTTTTGGAGGTTCATTATCTTTACCGGGTGTGCTTGACTTCGTTGACTCGGGTCGCGACTTGATTATAGCCGCCGATGAATCTGCTTCCGATTTCATTAAGAGCATCGCCACTGAATGTGGAGTTGATTTTGATGAG GATCCGTCTGCTGTGGTTATCGATCACAAAAACTATGCAGTTTCTCAAACTGAGGCTGATCATACTCTGATCGCCTCAAGTGGGTTTATTGAATCTGATATTATACTTGGAAAAGCTAAAATTGAG GCCCCAGTTCTCTTTAAAGGCATTGCACATTCTATTAATCCAACCAATAGCCTG GCCTTGAAAGTTCTTTCAGCTTCTCCTTCAGCATATTCAGCCAATCCTAATTCCAAGTTATCAAGTCCTCCATTACTTTTGGGGTCTTCCATCTCGTTAGTATCAGTAATGCAG GCCAGAAACAATGCTAGGATAATGATCACTGGCTCATTAGATATGCTTAGCAACCG GTTTTTCAGATCAGGTGTCCAGCATGCTGAGAGCTCTACAAA ATATGATAAATCTGGTAATCAACAATTCGTGACTGAACTTAGCAAATGGATATTCCATGAAAGAGGTCATCTAAAG GCTGTTAACCTTAGACACCAGAAAGTTGGGGAGACAGATGAACCTTCCATGTACAGGATCAAAGATGATTTG GAATTTTATGTTGAGATATTTGAATGGTCTGGAAAGAGCTGGGAACCATATGTGGCCAATGACGTTCAGGTTCAATTCTACATGATGAGCCCCTATGTGTTGAAAACCCTCTCGACTAACCAGAAG GGCTTGTATCATACATCATTCAAGGTGCCTGATGTTTATGGCGTTTTCCAGTTTAAGGTTGAGTATCAGGGGCTTGGATACACTACCTTGTCTCTGTCCAAACAG ATTCCAGTTCGCCCCTTCAGACACAATGAATATGAGAGATTTATAACAACTGCCTTTCCTTATTATGGAGCTTCTTTCGTTACA ATGGCTGGGTTCTTTATCTTCAGTTTTGTCTACCTCTACCACAAGTGA
- the LOC136231070 gene encoding uncharacterized protein isoform X1, with protein MGHHRTHFRFGSPLPSKPLLPRNLPAMNRTRKIFGVSLSLILINLAAIMERADENLLPSVYKEISEAFNAGPSDLGYLTFIRNFVQGLASPLAGVLVISYDRPTVLAMGTFCWALSTAAVGASHSFLQVAFWRGINGFGLAIVIPALQSFIADSYKDSVRGTGFGVVNLIGNLGGIGGGVLATIMAGHQFWGMPGWRCAFVLMAALSSVIGFLVFTFVVDPRKTTIERHSTDHGSFESDELIERNHIRTLSVWSESWAAMKAVTKVKTFQIIVLQGIVGSLPWTAMVFFAMWFELIGFSHNKTAFLLSLFAIGCALGSVIGGVTADRMSRVYPYSGRIMCAQFSALMGIPFSWFLLKEIPLSVNSYVTYAITLFTMGLTISWNGTAANAPMFAEVVPVKHRTMIYAFDRAFEGSLSAFAAPLVGILSERMFGYDSKSIDPIKGSMPEAAALSKGLLSMMAVPFGLCSLFYTPLYKYFIKDRENARIASAKELDMDVSSVVRLQDTIL; from the exons ATGGGCCATCATCGGACCCATTTCAGATTTGGTTCCCCTCTCCCTTCCAAGCCTCTGCTTCCCAGAAATCTTCCAGCCATGAA CAGAACGAGAAAGATCTTTGGGGTTTCACTTTCCCTCATTCTTATAAATCTGGCTGCCATAATGGAGCGAGCCGATGAAAACCTCCTTCCCTCTGTTTACAAAGAAATCAGCGAAGCTTTTAATGCCGGACCATCAGATTTGGGGTACCTCACTTTCATTAGGAACTTTGTGCAAGGACTTGCATCACCTCTGGCAGGTGTACTAGTCATAAGTTATGACCGCCCTACAGTTCTTGCAATGGGGACATTCTGCTGGGCCTTATCAACTGCTGCAGTTGGTGCAAGCCATAGTTTCCTACAAGTCGCGTTTTGGAGAGGAATAAACGGTTTTGGACTTGCAATTGTCATACCAGCATTGCAATCTTTCATTGCTGATAGCTATAAAGACAGTGTTCGAGGCACCGGATTTGGCGTGGTTAACCTTATTGGTAACTTGGGTGGCATAGGAGGAGGAGTCTTGGCTACAATCATGGCTGGCCATCAGTTTTGGGGCATGCCTGGATGGCGCTGCGCCTTTGTCCTGATGGCTGCTTTGAGTTCGGTAATCGGATTTCTAGTTTTCACATTCGTTGTTGACCCGAGAAAAACAACCATCGAACGTCATTCAACTGATCATGGAAGTTTTGAGAG CGATGAATTGATAGAAAGGAATCATATCAGAACATTATCCGTTTGGTCGGAGTCTTGGGCCGCCATGAAGGCTGTTACGAAAGTGAAAACATTTCAGATAATTGTTCTGCAGGGAATTGTAGGTTCTCTTCCATGGACTGCTATGGTGTTCTTCGCAATGTGGTTCGAGCTAATCG GTTTCAGTCATAACAAGACAGCATTCCTCTTGAGCCTGTTTGCTATCGGATGCGCATTGGGGTCAGTCATCGGAGGAGTAACAGCAGACCGAATGTCGCGTGTCTACCCCTACTCCGGCCGTATAATGTGTGCACAGTTCAGTGCCTTAATGGGCATACCATTCTCATGGTTTCTTCTAAAAGAAATCCCACTTTCAGTAAACAGCTATGTTACTTATGCAATCACTCTCTTCACAATGGGCTTAACAATCAGCTGGAATGGCACTGCTGCAAATGCACCAATGTTTGCTGAAGTCGTGCCCGTGAAACATCGAACGATGATCTACGCTTTCGATCGTGCTTTCGAAGGATCGCTCTCAGCTTTCGCTGCTCCTTTGGTTGGAATTCTTTCGGAAAGAATGTTCGGGTATGATTCGAAGTCAATTGACCCGATTAAAGGTTCAATGCCGGAGGCTGCAGCGCTGTCGAAGGGGCTGCTTTCGATGATGGCTGTTCCATTTGGTTTGTGTAGTTTGTTTTATACTCCATTGTATAAGTATTTTATCAAGGATCGTGAAAATGCTAGAATTGCAAGTGCAAAAGAGCTAGATATGGATGTTAGTAGTGTTGTTAGGCTTCAGGATACAATTTTGTGA
- the LOC136229572 gene encoding NEDD8-conjugating enzyme Ubc12 yields the protein MIRLFKVKEKQRELAENANGGAPVKKQSAGELRLHKDISELNLPKSCAIAFPNGKDDLMNFEVTIRPDEGYYLGGTFLFSFQVSPIYPHEAPKVKCKTKVYHPNIDLEGNVCLNILREDWKPVLNINTIIYGLYHLFTEPNYEDPLNHEAAAVLRDNPKMFESNVRRAMAGGYVGQTFFTRCL from the exons ATGATTCGGCTTTTTAAAGTAAAGGAAAAGCAGCGAGAACTTGCTGAAAATGCCAACGGAGGTGCGCCTGTCAAAAAGCAAAGTGCTGGAGAATTGCGTCTTCATAAGG ATATTTCTGAGCTGAACTTGCCTAAATCATGCGCCATAGCATTCCCCAATGGCAAGGATGATCTGATGAATTTTGAGGTTACAATCCGACCAGATGAAGGATATTATTT AGGTGGCACTTTTTTGTTCTCCTTCCAAGTTTCTCCGATCTACCCACACGAGGCGCCAAAGGTTAAGTGCAAGACCAAG GTTTACCATCCTAACATTGACTTGGAAGGAAATGTTTGCCTCAACATCTTACGAGAAGACTGGAAACCCGTCCTGAATATAAATACTATTATCTATGGATTATATCATCTTTTCACG GAACCGAATTATGAGGATCCCCTTAATCATGAGGCTGCTGCAGTTTTAAGGGATAACCCAAAGATGTTTGAGTCTAATGTGAGAAGAGCTATGGCTGGAGGATATGTGGGGCAAACGTTTTTTACGCGGTGCCTTTAG
- the LOC136231070 gene encoding uncharacterized protein isoform X2: MGHHRTHFRFGSPLPSKPLLPRNLPAMKTRKIFGVSLSLILINLAAIMERADENLLPSVYKEISEAFNAGPSDLGYLTFIRNFVQGLASPLAGVLVISYDRPTVLAMGTFCWALSTAAVGASHSFLQVAFWRGINGFGLAIVIPALQSFIADSYKDSVRGTGFGVVNLIGNLGGIGGGVLATIMAGHQFWGMPGWRCAFVLMAALSSVIGFLVFTFVVDPRKTTIERHSTDHGSFESDELIERNHIRTLSVWSESWAAMKAVTKVKTFQIIVLQGIVGSLPWTAMVFFAMWFELIGFSHNKTAFLLSLFAIGCALGSVIGGVTADRMSRVYPYSGRIMCAQFSALMGIPFSWFLLKEIPLSVNSYVTYAITLFTMGLTISWNGTAANAPMFAEVVPVKHRTMIYAFDRAFEGSLSAFAAPLVGILSERMFGYDSKSIDPIKGSMPEAAALSKGLLSMMAVPFGLCSLFYTPLYKYFIKDRENARIASAKELDMDVSSVVRLQDTIL; the protein is encoded by the exons ATGGGCCATCATCGGACCCATTTCAGATTTGGTTCCCCTCTCCCTTCCAAGCCTCTGCTTCCCAGAAATCTTCCAGCCATGAA AACGAGAAAGATCTTTGGGGTTTCACTTTCCCTCATTCTTATAAATCTGGCTGCCATAATGGAGCGAGCCGATGAAAACCTCCTTCCCTCTGTTTACAAAGAAATCAGCGAAGCTTTTAATGCCGGACCATCAGATTTGGGGTACCTCACTTTCATTAGGAACTTTGTGCAAGGACTTGCATCACCTCTGGCAGGTGTACTAGTCATAAGTTATGACCGCCCTACAGTTCTTGCAATGGGGACATTCTGCTGGGCCTTATCAACTGCTGCAGTTGGTGCAAGCCATAGTTTCCTACAAGTCGCGTTTTGGAGAGGAATAAACGGTTTTGGACTTGCAATTGTCATACCAGCATTGCAATCTTTCATTGCTGATAGCTATAAAGACAGTGTTCGAGGCACCGGATTTGGCGTGGTTAACCTTATTGGTAACTTGGGTGGCATAGGAGGAGGAGTCTTGGCTACAATCATGGCTGGCCATCAGTTTTGGGGCATGCCTGGATGGCGCTGCGCCTTTGTCCTGATGGCTGCTTTGAGTTCGGTAATCGGATTTCTAGTTTTCACATTCGTTGTTGACCCGAGAAAAACAACCATCGAACGTCATTCAACTGATCATGGAAGTTTTGAGAG CGATGAATTGATAGAAAGGAATCATATCAGAACATTATCCGTTTGGTCGGAGTCTTGGGCCGCCATGAAGGCTGTTACGAAAGTGAAAACATTTCAGATAATTGTTCTGCAGGGAATTGTAGGTTCTCTTCCATGGACTGCTATGGTGTTCTTCGCAATGTGGTTCGAGCTAATCG GTTTCAGTCATAACAAGACAGCATTCCTCTTGAGCCTGTTTGCTATCGGATGCGCATTGGGGTCAGTCATCGGAGGAGTAACAGCAGACCGAATGTCGCGTGTCTACCCCTACTCCGGCCGTATAATGTGTGCACAGTTCAGTGCCTTAATGGGCATACCATTCTCATGGTTTCTTCTAAAAGAAATCCCACTTTCAGTAAACAGCTATGTTACTTATGCAATCACTCTCTTCACAATGGGCTTAACAATCAGCTGGAATGGCACTGCTGCAAATGCACCAATGTTTGCTGAAGTCGTGCCCGTGAAACATCGAACGATGATCTACGCTTTCGATCGTGCTTTCGAAGGATCGCTCTCAGCTTTCGCTGCTCCTTTGGTTGGAATTCTTTCGGAAAGAATGTTCGGGTATGATTCGAAGTCAATTGACCCGATTAAAGGTTCAATGCCGGAGGCTGCAGCGCTGTCGAAGGGGCTGCTTTCGATGATGGCTGTTCCATTTGGTTTGTGTAGTTTGTTTTATACTCCATTGTATAAGTATTTTATCAAGGATCGTGAAAATGCTAGAATTGCAAGTGCAAAAGAGCTAGATATGGATGTTAGTAGTGTTGTTAGGCTTCAGGATACAATTTTGTGA